In Lactiplantibacillus paraplantarum, the following proteins share a genomic window:
- a CDS encoding IS30 family transposase encodes MSYKHLTIKEREILMFLRAKGLSIRAVALRLGRNPSTISRELKRCAGNYSQSKADNDYHQKRQNCHKKRLLDSHPQLRRQIVHYILDLHWSPEQITARFNKEHQWCVSYNTIYRHIYQHNLGEKYSSRGDTGIQRHLRHKHRTRHSKNTRRHREVQTDYISIHERPGFINQRQRIGDWEIDTVIGRTGHSILLTVVDRLSRLTLIKKVVQKDSQEINKGLVELLGAIPKEFVHSITPDHGTEFLHLDEISERLGVTVYWPDPYSPEQRGTNENTNGLIREYFPKRTDIDNYTEQDVEHCQKQLNQRPRKVLNYETPYEVFFDKPLHLVRQFARLKNA; translated from the coding sequence ATGAGCTATAAACATCTTACTATAAAAGAACGTGAAATACTTATGTTTTTACGAGCTAAGGGGTTATCTATCCGGGCTGTTGCGTTACGGCTGGGGCGAAATCCAAGCACTATTTCACGGGAGTTAAAACGTTGTGCAGGTAATTATTCCCAAAGCAAAGCAGATAATGACTATCATCAAAAGCGGCAGAATTGTCACAAGAAGCGGCTATTAGACAGCCATCCACAATTACGCCGTCAAATTGTTCATTACATCTTAGATCTGCACTGGTCACCAGAGCAGATTACCGCTCGCTTTAATAAGGAACATCAATGGTGTGTTAGCTACAACACAATTTACCGTCATATCTATCAACACAATTTAGGTGAGAAGTACTCCTCACGTGGTGATACCGGTATTCAGCGCCATCTCAGACATAAACATCGGACTCGGCATTCAAAGAATACTAGACGACATCGAGAAGTACAGACCGACTATATCTCGATCCATGAGCGCCCTGGTTTTATCAACCAGCGTCAACGTATAGGTGACTGGGAAATTGATACTGTGATTGGTCGAACGGGTCACTCCATCCTTTTAACGGTTGTCGATCGGCTTAGTCGGCTTACGCTTATCAAAAAGGTTGTGCAAAAGGACTCGCAGGAGATAAATAAAGGCTTAGTTGAACTGTTAGGGGCCATTCCTAAAGAATTTGTTCATTCTATTACACCAGATCATGGGACCGAATTTCTTCATCTTGATGAAATCAGCGAAAGGTTAGGTGTTACTGTCTATTGGCCCGATCCATATTCGCCTGAACAGCGTGGAACAAATGAGAATACAAATGGATTAATCCGGGAATATTTTCCCAAGCGAACAGATATTGATAATTATACAGAACAGGACGTTGAACACTGCCAAAAGCAGTTAAATCAACGTCCTCGCAAAGTGTTAAACTATGAAACCCCATATGAAGTATTTTTTGACAAACCGTTGCACTTAGTTCGACAATTCGCCCGTCTAAAAAACGCCTAG
- a CDS encoding IS30-like element ISLpl1 family transposase, whose product MSSITYSERIKIETFCELGPSNIQMGVRLNRSPSTISYELSRCQPYQAKLAQTDAEYKRSRCGRKTKLSDELKQKILNHLRLSWSPGMIAHEFKLATKSIYNWLNQGRIGFSLNDLPEHGVRQRRNVDQRSKYNQSLGRSIEQRPMMINQRKRIGDFELDTVVGPRGHSKAVLLTLIDRKSRFLWAYRLKDRTAATVNEALTKFLTTFNGPVHSFTVDRGTEFSGLVSLESQYGIKTYYCHAYTPAERGSNERFNRNLRYFYPKGTRFEHISAQDLTTTLLQINQRPLKILDWQTPYQVMLTNLSKNSD is encoded by the coding sequence TTGTCTAGTATAACCTATTCCGAACGAATTAAAATCGAAACCTTTTGTGAACTAGGGCCGTCCAATATCCAAATGGGCGTTCGGCTGAACCGATCACCGTCAACAATTTCTTATGAATTATCTCGATGTCAACCTTATCAGGCTAAATTAGCACAAACAGATGCCGAATACAAGCGATCACGATGTGGTCGGAAAACTAAGCTGAGCGATGAGTTAAAGCAAAAAATTCTCAACCATTTACGTCTAAGCTGGTCACCAGGAATGATTGCTCACGAATTTAAACTAGCTACTAAATCTATTTATAATTGGCTAAATCAGGGGAGAATTGGTTTCTCCTTGAATGATCTACCTGAACATGGCGTACGCCAACGGCGTAACGTTGACCAACGATCCAAATATAATCAATCTTTGGGGCGATCAATTGAACAGCGTCCCATGATGATTAATCAACGTAAGCGCATCGGCGATTTTGAACTAGATACAGTCGTTGGTCCTCGTGGGCATAGTAAGGCAGTTTTATTAACTTTAATCGATCGCAAATCACGGTTCCTTTGGGCATACCGGTTAAAAGATCGGACGGCAGCGACTGTTAATGAAGCCCTAACTAAGTTCCTAACCACTTTTAATGGTCCGGTGCACAGCTTTACTGTGGACCGTGGCACTGAGTTTAGTGGGCTAGTATCACTTGAATCACAATATGGTATTAAGACCTATTACTGCCATGCTTATACGCCAGCTGAACGTGGTAGTAATGAACGCTTTAATCGGAATTTACGTTATTTTTATCCTAAAGGGACTCGTTTTGAGCACATTAGTGCTCAAGATTTAACGACGACGTTACTCCAAATTAACCAGCGACCGCTTAAAATACTCGACTGGCAAACACCGTATCAGGTTATGCTGACAAATTTGTCCAAAAATTCGGATTAA